A genomic window from Corynebacterium fournieri includes:
- a CDS encoding pirin-like C-terminal cupin domain-containing protein: protein MSFIELNAGPWRGVAFLRGLAGPEDTPVGCKSLAWRHDGTARLGGVLERAHAQVLIDAEAVPDKVQRAQPDAFELRSVTTQPAGEAFVFIGHMFNRTGAVETKRACMAAQLTLAPETELAIMVEEEFEYAVLAADGDVAVNNTAVPASSAGLLDAGHRTLGLKNRADSIAHVLVLGGKPA, encoded by the coding sequence ATGTCATTTATCGAGCTGAACGCTGGCCCGTGGCGCGGGGTCGCATTCCTCAGGGGGCTCGCGGGCCCGGAAGATACTCCCGTCGGTTGCAAATCACTCGCGTGGCGCCACGACGGCACCGCCCGCCTCGGCGGCGTGCTCGAGCGCGCGCATGCGCAGGTGCTTATCGACGCTGAAGCCGTGCCCGACAAGGTCCAACGCGCCCAGCCCGACGCCTTCGAGCTGCGCAGCGTAACCACCCAGCCGGCAGGCGAAGCCTTCGTCTTCATCGGCCACATGTTCAACCGCACCGGCGCGGTGGAAACGAAGCGGGCCTGCATGGCCGCCCAGCTCACCCTCGCCCCCGAAACCGAGCTGGCCATCATGGTTGAAGAGGAATTCGAGTACGCCGTCCTCGCCGCCGACGGGGACGTAGCCGTGAACAACACCGCGGTGCCGGCCAGCTCTGCAGGCCTGTTGGATGCCGGGCACCGCACGCTGGGGCTGAAAAACCGCGCCGACAGCATCGCGCACGTGCTCGTGCTCGGAGGCAAGCCGGCCTAG
- the dcuC gene encoding C4-dicarboxylate transporter DcuC, whose protein sequence is MLYIFFALLAIAAVGYFIAKKVHAASSIFAVGVLLLMLAAATGRIDHSTADIESSGNAFYDELLIIESLFKSRFAGTGMAIMVLFGFVGYMRHIGADAKTVVALSNPLRRFHGSYWLVPIGFLVATLLSFVVPSASALSLLLVATLMPALIAAGLTPLTVGAIVATASTIAPSPLEAGLIQGADLTGMSVTEFTLGNVAKATIPALVVVAFVHMWWQRRCDKKDLAKAGAGASDAELEAAKDDESQRRIREAVERAEGLPGFYAILPLLPLLLIIVSAALNRLGVVSFEAGILPVTVVSLMVTMIIEAIRLRDINYAADSLQEFFKGLGEGAAGVVSLIVAAAILVEGITQMGVIEGLTSLAQASSGAAVLMVLVFVLATAAMALLTGSGVAPYFAFSEMVPGIAADSAVSAPQMLTSIWSASNTMRQASPVNAAVLIVAGALQVNPIDVVRRTAVPLAAGMVTAVVCAFLFVV, encoded by the coding sequence GTGCTTTACATATTCTTCGCTCTGCTCGCCATCGCGGCCGTGGGCTATTTCATTGCTAAGAAGGTCCACGCCGCCTCCTCCATCTTCGCCGTCGGTGTCCTGCTGCTCATGCTCGCCGCAGCCACCGGGCGCATCGACCACTCCACCGCCGACATCGAGTCTTCCGGCAACGCGTTCTACGACGAGCTGCTGATCATCGAGTCCCTGTTCAAGTCCCGCTTCGCCGGCACCGGCATGGCCATCATGGTGCTGTTCGGCTTCGTCGGATACATGCGCCACATCGGCGCAGACGCGAAGACGGTGGTGGCGCTGTCCAACCCGCTGCGCCGCTTCCACGGCTCCTACTGGCTCGTGCCCATCGGCTTCTTGGTGGCCACGCTGCTGTCCTTCGTGGTGCCTTCCGCCAGTGCGTTGTCGCTGTTGCTCGTCGCAACGCTCATGCCCGCGCTCATCGCCGCCGGGCTCACGCCGCTGACCGTCGGCGCGATCGTGGCCACCGCCTCCACCATCGCCCCCTCGCCGCTGGAGGCCGGCCTGATCCAGGGCGCGGACCTGACCGGCATGTCGGTAACCGAGTTCACCCTCGGCAACGTGGCGAAGGCAACCATTCCTGCGCTGGTGGTGGTGGCGTTCGTGCACATGTGGTGGCAGCGCCGCTGCGACAAGAAAGACCTGGCCAAGGCCGGCGCCGGCGCGTCCGACGCGGAGCTGGAGGCGGCCAAGGACGACGAATCCCAGCGCCGCATCCGCGAAGCCGTGGAGCGCGCCGAGGGCCTGCCCGGCTTCTACGCCATCTTGCCGCTTTTGCCGCTGCTGCTGATCATCGTCTCCGCCGCGCTGAACCGGCTCGGCGTGGTGTCCTTCGAGGCCGGCATCCTGCCGGTGACCGTGGTGTCGTTGATGGTGACCATGATCATCGAGGCCATCCGCCTGCGCGACATCAACTACGCCGCCGACTCGCTGCAGGAGTTTTTCAAGGGCCTCGGCGAGGGCGCGGCCGGCGTGGTCTCCCTCATCGTCGCCGCCGCCATCCTGGTGGAGGGCATCACCCAGATGGGCGTGATCGAGGGCCTGACCAGCCTGGCGCAGGCGTCCTCCGGCGCCGCCGTGCTGATGGTCCTGGTCTTCGTGCTGGCCACCGCGGCCATGGCGCTGCTCACCGGCTCCGGCGTGGCGCCCTACTTCGCGTTCTCCGAGATGGTGCCGGGCATCGCCGCGGATTCTGCCGTGTCCGCCCCGCAGATGCTCACCTCCATCTGGTCCGCCTCCAACACCATGCGCCAGGCTTCCCCGGTCAACGCCGCCGTGCTCATCGTCGCCGGCGCCCTGCAGGTCAACCCGATTGACGTGGTCCGCCGCACCGCGGTGCCACTGGCGGCCGGCATGGTCACCGCGGTGGTGTGCGCCTTCCTGTTTGTGGTTTAG
- a CDS encoding IS1096 element passenger TnpR family protein produces MTVSVLMIVEGTSPEISRCVNVEETMTLGELSQIIDAALGFTGAATHLYVGQEGTQRSVYAEVPGAGEQLEDELTVAEMRPMTYVYDPAANWNIHVEVLGPSNIEGPTPMLVDASGPDVVEACSGPALMTTFRDQARLLAAGIEPDLETITLMFSYLPVMPPERMLDRMTQADPVSVSTRIGNVAEEMFFDEVAAADEQADGPGLAQHFDDFLQSRPDLLQIIDMDPHPERNPAMINAVTEFFGGFFGEVLGDGAELDLLGEMAPGPSDIFAELMRIFTPGVPFARAELPAGTAKEVREVVALPFADTVAELLLDARLLKKRDGVLTPTKAGQTFLTSDNPIPKVADNLRCGFEALTGEKVWRAIVGFFVGGQPADPEIEHWTAWLEAFGILRASGAGQVVCTAEGTQLLELHHAHYA; encoded by the coding sequence ATGACCGTCTCAGTGCTCATGATCGTGGAGGGCACCTCGCCCGAAATTTCCCGGTGCGTCAACGTCGAGGAGACCATGACGCTGGGCGAGCTGTCCCAGATCATCGACGCCGCCTTGGGGTTCACCGGGGCGGCCACCCACCTCTACGTGGGGCAGGAGGGCACGCAGCGCAGCGTCTACGCCGAGGTTCCCGGCGCGGGCGAGCAGCTGGAAGACGAACTCACCGTCGCCGAGATGCGGCCGATGACCTACGTCTACGACCCGGCGGCCAATTGGAACATCCACGTCGAGGTGCTCGGCCCGTCCAACATCGAGGGCCCCACGCCCATGCTTGTCGACGCCTCCGGCCCCGACGTCGTTGAAGCCTGCTCCGGCCCGGCGCTGATGACCACCTTCCGCGACCAAGCCCGCCTGCTCGCCGCCGGCATCGAGCCGGACCTGGAGACCATCACCTTGATGTTTAGCTACCTGCCGGTCATGCCGCCGGAGCGGATGCTGGACCGGATGACGCAGGCGGATCCGGTCTCCGTGTCCACCCGCATCGGCAACGTGGCCGAGGAGATGTTCTTCGACGAGGTCGCCGCAGCCGACGAGCAGGCCGACGGGCCCGGCCTGGCCCAGCACTTCGACGACTTTTTGCAGTCGCGCCCCGACCTGCTCCAGATCATCGACATGGACCCCCACCCGGAGCGCAACCCGGCCATGATCAACGCCGTGACCGAGTTCTTCGGCGGGTTCTTCGGCGAGGTGCTTGGCGACGGCGCGGAGCTGGACCTGCTGGGGGAGATGGCCCCCGGGCCGAGCGACATCTTCGCCGAGCTGATGCGCATTTTCACCCCCGGTGTCCCCTTCGCCCGCGCCGAGTTGCCCGCCGGCACCGCCAAGGAGGTCCGCGAGGTGGTGGCGCTGCCCTTTGCCGACACCGTGGCCGAGCTGCTTCTAGATGCCCGCCTGCTGAAGAAGCGCGACGGCGTGCTCACCCCCACCAAGGCGGGGCAGACCTTTCTGACCAGCGACAACCCCATTCCGAAGGTGGCGGACAACCTCCGCTGCGGCTTCGAGGCCCTGACAGGGGAGAAGGTGTGGCGCGCCATTGTGGGCTTTTTCGTCGGCGGCCAGCCCGCCGACCCCGAGATTGAGCACTGGACCGCCTGGCTCGAGGCGTTCGGCATCCTGCGCGCGTCAGGCGCCGGCCAAGTCGTCTGCACCGCGGAGGGCACCCAGCTGCTCGAGCTGCACCACGCCCACTACGCCTGA
- a CDS encoding DUF202 domain-containing protein — MITVADPGLQAERTAMSWTRTALALLVCAATLLRWAGAYPALIVAASVALAVSGLVIVGLNRRAYRFQAAALAAERSAPNAAAVFLLTAMMLGTGALALYLVVQA; from the coding sequence ATGATCACGGTTGCAGATCCCGGCCTGCAGGCGGAGCGCACCGCCATGAGCTGGACGCGAACCGCACTGGCGCTGCTGGTGTGCGCGGCGACGCTGCTGCGCTGGGCGGGTGCCTACCCGGCGCTGATAGTGGCCGCGTCGGTGGCGCTGGCCGTATCCGGGTTGGTCATCGTGGGGTTGAACCGGCGGGCGTACCGGTTCCAGGCCGCCGCGCTGGCCGCCGAGCGCAGCGCCCCCAACGCGGCGGCGGTGTTTTTGCTGACGGCGATGATGCTGGGCACCGGCGCGTTGGCGCTGTACCTGGTGGTTCAGGCGTAG
- a CDS encoding YidH family protein translates to MSERGWFTRRVFPTGGEPDPRFTLANERTFLAWTRTALAFLAGGIALEAFELPGIEPGVRKVAAAAIIVIAMAISGGAAVRWVRIERALRHDEPIPAPAIIPVLCAAVFVAALVVGVSLLR, encoded by the coding sequence ATGAGCGAGCGCGGATGGTTTACCAGGCGGGTCTTTCCCACCGGCGGTGAGCCCGATCCGCGCTTCACCCTCGCCAACGAGCGCACCTTTTTGGCCTGGACTCGCACTGCGCTGGCGTTCTTGGCGGGCGGGATCGCGCTCGAGGCGTTTGAGCTGCCTGGCATCGAACCGGGTGTACGCAAGGTCGCGGCGGCGGCGATCATCGTCATCGCCATGGCGATTTCCGGCGGCGCGGCGGTGCGGTGGGTGCGCATCGAGCGGGCGCTGCGTCACGACGAGCCGATACCGGCCCCTGCCATCATTCCCGTGCTGTGCGCCGCGGTGTTCGTCGCCGCGCTGGTGGTTGGGGTGAGCCTGCTGCGATGA
- a CDS encoding VanZ family protein encodes MIATVAAAMVTLLVVLAFTVGKAFVSIPGLWEAKAHQLSQIRLNPLQTFEYARVWWGPWLNLFGNIALFAPVGFVAYRRSVLRATLVGVVCSLGIEAAQYVFSWGYSDTDDVLCNTAGALLGAVVAASTRPSNRTTVLWSIVAAGTVILTVWAALGLGA; translated from the coding sequence ATGATCGCAACGGTCGCCGCGGCGATGGTGACCTTGCTTGTCGTGCTCGCGTTTACGGTGGGCAAGGCGTTTGTTTCCATTCCGGGGCTGTGGGAAGCGAAGGCGCACCAGCTCAGCCAGATCCGCCTCAACCCGCTGCAGACCTTCGAGTACGCGCGCGTGTGGTGGGGCCCGTGGCTGAACCTGTTCGGCAACATTGCGCTGTTCGCCCCGGTGGGGTTTGTCGCCTACCGGAGGTCGGTGCTGCGCGCGACGCTGGTCGGCGTGGTGTGCAGTCTGGGCATCGAGGCGGCGCAGTACGTGTTTTCCTGGGGCTACAGTGATACCGACGACGTGCTGTGCAACACGGCCGGTGCGTTGTTGGGGGCGGTGGTGGCCGCAAGCACGCGGCCAAGCAATCGCACCACTGTGCTGTGGTCGATCGTGGCGGCGGGCACGGTCATCCTCACCGTGTGGGCGGCGCTAGGGTTGGGTGCATGA
- a CDS encoding acrylyl-CoA reductase family protein: MNRSLIVTENGPEVVEKQEAHTGQGDTLITLSHSSVNYKDAMALTGNRGILRELPMVPGIDAVGTLEDGTLVTVNGRGIGERRHGGYTSHMRIDAKDITHVPSRFTAFEAAAIGTAGYTAALSVAGLELASQLPIDGPVLVTGATGGVGSIAVQLLAARGYEVWALTGRVDEHSAWLRELGAAEVLDRAEFSEPGKPLQKARLAGVVDTVGSTVLANALTQLKWGGVATACGMAAGNDLPASVLPFILRGVQLVGINSVDAPNHIRDEAWALLDESVDTNAIRTEEVGLDGVVEVGRRLLEGRGSGRAVVKL; this comes from the coding sequence ATGAACCGCAGCTTGATTGTTACTGAGAACGGACCGGAGGTCGTCGAGAAGCAGGAGGCGCACACCGGCCAGGGCGACACGCTGATCACCCTGAGCCACTCGTCGGTCAACTACAAAGACGCCATGGCGCTGACGGGCAACCGCGGCATCCTGCGCGAGCTGCCGATGGTGCCGGGCATCGATGCCGTGGGCACGCTGGAAGACGGCACGCTCGTCACCGTCAACGGCCGCGGCATCGGCGAACGCCGGCACGGCGGCTACACCTCGCACATGCGTATCGACGCTAAAGACATCACCCACGTCCCCTCCCGCTTCACCGCCTTCGAGGCCGCCGCGATCGGCACCGCCGGCTACACCGCCGCGCTCTCGGTAGCGGGCCTCGAACTCGCCTCGCAGCTGCCTATCGACGGCCCCGTGCTGGTCACCGGCGCCACCGGCGGAGTCGGCTCCATCGCAGTGCAGCTGCTCGCCGCCCGCGGCTACGAAGTGTGGGCGCTGACCGGGCGCGTGGACGAACACAGCGCCTGGCTGCGCGAACTCGGCGCCGCCGAGGTGCTCGACCGCGCCGAATTCTCCGAGCCCGGCAAACCCCTGCAAAAGGCGCGGCTGGCGGGTGTGGTGGACACCGTCGGCTCGACCGTGCTGGCCAACGCGCTGACCCAGCTCAAGTGGGGCGGGGTGGCCACCGCCTGCGGAATGGCCGCCGGCAACGACCTGCCCGCTAGCGTCCTGCCGTTCATCCTGCGCGGGGTGCAGCTGGTGGGCATCAACTCCGTGGATGCGCCGAACCACATCCGCGACGAGGCGTGGGCACTACTCGACGAGTCTGTAGACACCAACGCCATCCGCACCGAGGAAGTCGGTTTGGATGGCGTGGTCGAGGTTGGGCGTCGGCTGCTGGAGGGGCGGGGCAGCGGACGCGCCGTGGTTAAGCTGTAG
- a CDS encoding DDE-type integrase/transposase/recombinase has protein sequence MVVATAVRRLRDVGYQVTRCCAYYGLKYNTYKSACKRLKHPLVDRKGQAKAMVTAACEGNRMVYGYRRVSEVCKANGLSLGEKSIRTIMREEHLQPKMKRTKRYSSYKGETAHRPANRCLVGDIDTVTKNGTHVSQRYRSQAHRRRQAGRKDLVHDFYADAPNQRLGTDITAFQCADGKVFFSPLIDFHDNMPIAYTCATRPAALLTNTMLEAGLEQIQPGQRPELHTDRGWHYRHIDWVDRLTDISHDRQQCTHCTEENPCDNAWLMVPSLSRLGNSGDNARVEGFFGTIKRELHASGIRPEKHTTEEFMKYLDDYLDWFVFGRLTTGPDGQYTTLAKQRNIAKTT, from the coding sequence GTGGTCGTCGCTACGGCTGTCAGACGACTCCGGGACGTCGGATACCAAGTAACGCGTTGCTGCGCCTACTACGGATTGAAGTACAACACCTACAAGTCGGCATGCAAGCGGTTAAAACACCCTCTAGTCGACCGAAAAGGCCAGGCCAAGGCAATGGTTACCGCCGCCTGTGAGGGCAACCGCATGGTCTACGGCTACCGCCGCGTGAGTGAAGTGTGCAAAGCGAACGGTCTGTCGCTGGGGGAAAAATCGATTCGCACGATCATGCGCGAAGAACACCTGCAGCCGAAGATGAAACGCACGAAGCGCTACAGCTCGTACAAGGGCGAAACTGCGCATCGCCCAGCAAATCGATGTCTGGTTGGAGACATCGACACTGTCACCAAAAATGGCACCCACGTCTCGCAAAGATATCGTTCGCAGGCGCATCGTCGCAGGCAGGCGGGCAGGAAGGATCTGGTACACGATTTCTATGCCGATGCGCCAAATCAAAGACTCGGCACCGACATCACCGCGTTTCAATGCGCTGACGGCAAAGTCTTTTTTAGCCCGCTGATCGACTTCCACGACAACATGCCCATCGCGTACACCTGCGCAACGCGACCAGCGGCGTTGCTGACCAACACGATGCTTGAAGCTGGGCTCGAGCAAATACAACCAGGACAACGCCCCGAACTGCACACCGACCGTGGCTGGCACTACCGCCACATCGATTGGGTTGACCGACTGACTGATATCAGTCACGACAGGCAACAATGCACACATTGCACAGAGGAGAACCCGTGCGATAACGCCTGGTTGATGGTGCCGTCCCTATCCCGGCTCGGCAACAGCGGCGACAACGCCCGAGTAGAAGGGTTCTTCGGCACCATCAAGCGCGAACTTCACGCCAGTGGAATTCGCCCCGAAAAGCACACAACCGAGGAGTTTATGAAGTATCTTGACGATTATCTGGACTGGTTCGTCTTTGGCAGACTCACCACCGGACCAGACGGGCAATACACAACCCTGGCTAAACAACGAAACATAGCCAAAACCACCTAG
- the leuS gene encoding leucine--tRNA ligase, with translation MTEATPHRYTAELANTIEQKWQAHWREHGTFNAPNPVGPLAPEGQAELPEDKLNVQDMFPYPSGAGLHVGHPLGYIATDVYARYNRMLGKNVLHTLGYDAFGLPAEQYAIQTGTHPRTTTEANIANMTRQLDQLGLGHDRRRSVATTDPEFYKWTQWIFLQIYNAWFDEDLQKARPIEDLVKDLLSGKRQTKDGRNFRDLTTEEKHKAIDEFRLVYLSDSMVNWCPGLGTVLANEEVTAEGRSERGNYPVFRKRLRQWMMRITDYSDRLLDDLDLLDWPEKVKSMQRNWIGRSRGADVVFDSPAGDITVFTTRPDTLFGASYVVLAPEHELVDDLVTDAYPTDVDTRWTNGESTPREAVDAYLRAIAAKSDVERQENKEKTGVFLGSYAVNPVNGKQVPIFIADYVLTGYGTGAIMAVPAHDERDYEFAGVFGLPITPVLDGDVSEEAFTGDATHINSANDDGLDLNGMGKGEAIDSAIAWLRDAGAGHEKIQYKLRDWLFARQRYWGEPFPIVYDENGQAHGLPEDMLPVELPQVEDYNPVAFDPDDADSEPSPPLAKATDWVEVELDLGHGTQKYWRDTNVMPQWAGSSWYQLRYIDPTNAEAFVDMENERYWTGPRGENDPGGVDLYVGGVEHAVLHLLYARFWHKVLYDLGFVTSKEPYRRLFNQGYIQAYAYTDARGVYVPAAEVEEKDGRFFFDGVEVNREYGKMGKSLKNAVAPDDVVEQYGADTLRVYEMSMGPLDTSRPWATKDVVGAHRFLQRLWRLAVDETSGTPAVTDAELTDEDRKALNRTVAGVRDDYAHLRDNTVAAKLIEYVNYLTKAYPNGAPRAAVEPLVQMVSPLAPHIAEELWSVLGHSETITFESFPEFDEKWLVDDTVEVPVQINGKVKARIDVATDASKDDLEAAALADERVAGLIDGKNVVKVIAIPGRMVNLVVK, from the coding sequence ATGACTGAGGCGACCCCGCACCGCTATACGGCCGAGCTGGCCAACACCATCGAGCAGAAGTGGCAAGCGCACTGGCGCGAGCACGGAACGTTCAACGCACCCAACCCGGTTGGCCCGCTGGCGCCCGAGGGCCAGGCCGAGCTGCCGGAGGACAAGCTCAACGTCCAGGACATGTTCCCGTACCCGTCGGGCGCTGGCCTGCACGTGGGGCACCCGCTTGGCTACATCGCCACGGACGTCTACGCCCGCTACAACCGCATGCTGGGCAAGAACGTGCTGCACACCCTCGGCTACGACGCGTTCGGTCTGCCGGCGGAGCAGTACGCGATTCAGACGGGTACGCACCCGCGCACGACTACTGAGGCGAACATCGCAAACATGACCCGCCAGCTCGACCAGCTGGGTCTGGGGCATGACCGCCGCCGTTCCGTCGCCACGACGGATCCGGAGTTTTACAAGTGGACGCAGTGGATCTTCCTGCAGATCTACAACGCGTGGTTCGACGAGGACCTGCAGAAGGCCCGCCCGATCGAGGACCTGGTCAAAGACCTCCTGTCCGGTAAGCGCCAGACCAAGGACGGCCGCAACTTCCGCGACCTGACCACCGAGGAGAAGCACAAAGCTATCGACGAGTTCCGCCTCGTCTACCTCTCCGACTCCATGGTCAACTGGTGCCCGGGGCTCGGCACCGTGCTGGCCAACGAGGAGGTCACCGCGGAAGGCCGCTCCGAGCGCGGCAACTACCCGGTGTTCCGCAAGCGTCTGCGTCAGTGGATGATGCGCATCACCGACTACTCGGACCGTCTGCTCGACGACCTTGACCTGCTGGATTGGCCGGAAAAGGTCAAGAGCATGCAGCGCAACTGGATCGGTCGCTCCCGCGGTGCGGACGTCGTCTTCGACTCCCCCGCCGGCGATATCACCGTCTTCACCACCCGCCCGGACACCCTGTTCGGCGCGTCTTATGTGGTGCTTGCGCCAGAGCATGAGCTTGTCGACGACCTCGTGACCGATGCCTACCCCACCGATGTGGACACGCGCTGGACCAACGGCGAATCCACCCCGCGCGAAGCGGTGGATGCCTACCTGCGCGCAATCGCTGCGAAGTCCGACGTGGAGCGCCAGGAGAACAAGGAAAAGACCGGCGTGTTCCTCGGCTCCTACGCCGTGAACCCGGTCAACGGCAAGCAGGTCCCGATCTTCATCGCTGACTACGTGCTCACCGGTTACGGCACCGGCGCGATTATGGCGGTGCCGGCCCACGACGAGCGCGACTACGAATTCGCAGGAGTCTTCGGCCTGCCGATCACCCCGGTGCTCGACGGCGATGTCTCCGAAGAGGCGTTCACCGGCGATGCCACCCACATCAACTCTGCCAACGACGACGGCCTGGACCTCAACGGCATGGGCAAGGGCGAGGCGATCGATTCGGCAATCGCGTGGCTCCGCGACGCAGGAGCGGGCCACGAGAAGATCCAGTACAAGCTGCGCGACTGGCTGTTCGCCCGCCAGCGCTACTGGGGCGAGCCGTTCCCGATTGTCTACGACGAGAACGGCCAGGCGCACGGCCTGCCGGAGGACATGCTGCCGGTGGAGCTGCCGCAGGTGGAGGACTACAACCCGGTCGCCTTCGACCCGGACGACGCGGACTCCGAGCCGTCCCCGCCGCTGGCCAAGGCCACGGACTGGGTCGAGGTGGAGCTGGACCTGGGCCACGGCACCCAGAAGTACTGGCGCGACACCAACGTGATGCCCCAGTGGGCGGGTTCTTCCTGGTACCAGCTGCGCTACATCGACCCGACGAATGCGGAGGCGTTCGTGGACATGGAAAACGAGCGCTACTGGACCGGCCCGCGCGGCGAGAACGACCCGGGCGGCGTGGACCTCTACGTCGGCGGCGTCGAGCACGCGGTGCTGCACCTGCTCTACGCCCGTTTCTGGCACAAGGTGCTCTACGACCTCGGCTTTGTCACCTCCAAGGAGCCGTACCGCCGCCTGTTCAACCAGGGCTACATCCAGGCCTACGCCTACACCGACGCCCGCGGCGTGTACGTCCCGGCTGCTGAAGTGGAGGAAAAGGACGGCCGGTTCTTCTTCGACGGAGTCGAGGTCAACCGCGAGTACGGCAAGATGGGCAAGTCCCTGAAAAACGCCGTCGCCCCGGACGACGTTGTGGAGCAGTACGGCGCCGACACCCTGCGCGTTTACGAAATGTCCATGGGCCCGCTGGACACCTCTCGCCCGTGGGCGACCAAGGATGTCGTCGGCGCGCACCGCTTCCTGCAGCGCCTGTGGCGTCTGGCTGTCGACGAAACCTCCGGCACCCCCGCCGTCACCGACGCAGAACTCACCGACGAGGACCGCAAGGCACTCAACCGTACCGTCGCCGGCGTGCGCGACGACTACGCCCACCTGCGCGACAACACCGTGGCCGCCAAGCTCATCGAGTACGTCAACTACCTGACCAAGGCCTACCCCAACGGTGCCCCGCGCGCCGCCGTGGAACCGCTGGTGCAGATGGTTTCCCCGCTGGCGCCGCACATCGCGGAGGAGCTGTGGTCGGTGCTGGGCCACTCCGAGACGATCACCTTTGAGTCCTTCCCGGAGTTCGACGAGAAGTGGCTTGTCGACGACACCGTTGAGGTCCCCGTCCAGATCAACGGCAAGGTCAAGGCGCGCATCGACGTCGCCACCGACGCCTCCAAGGACGACCTCGAAGCTGCTGCGCTTGCCGACGAGCGCGTCGCTGGCCTGATCGACGGCAAGAACGTGGTCAAGGTCATCGCCATCCCGGGTCGCATGGTCAACCTGGTGGTGAAGTAG
- a CDS encoding DUF488 domain-containing protein, protein MRLYTIGYSKKTAEEFFGILQENGIKQVVDIRRHNSNQLAGFTKQSDLPWFLETIAGIGYTHELALAPSEDLMHAYRKEGLPFDEFADKLRAEFDEREMPKLADASVLLCSEPDPDICHRSVAADYLAKQGDIEVVHL, encoded by the coding sequence ATGCGCCTTTACACCATCGGCTACAGCAAGAAGACGGCGGAGGAGTTCTTCGGCATCCTCCAGGAAAACGGGATCAAACAGGTCGTCGATATCCGGCGCCACAACTCGAACCAGCTCGCGGGCTTTACCAAGCAGTCCGATCTGCCGTGGTTCCTCGAGACCATCGCGGGCATCGGCTACACCCACGAACTCGCGCTCGCGCCCAGCGAGGACCTCATGCACGCGTATCGCAAGGAGGGCCTGCCGTTCGACGAGTTTGCAGACAAGCTCCGTGCCGAGTTCGACGAGCGCGAGATGCCGAAGCTTGCCGACGCCTCCGTGCTCCTCTGCTCAGAACCCGACCCCGACATCTGCCACCGTTCCGTGGCAGCGGATTACCTCGCCAAGCAAGGCGACATCGAGGTGGTGCACCTTTAG